The Candidatus Methylomirabilota bacterium genome includes the window ATGCGGGAGCCGGGGCCCCGGCCCACCCGGGCATCCACGTGGATCTCTCCAACCGCGCCCTCGACAAGAACGTGCGGATGAGCCCGTGGATCCACGTGGAGAGCCGCGGCCGGCACTGGAGCGCGGCACGCGTCGGTGACCGGCTCGAGATGCGCGGGCGCGTGGAGAGGCTGTTCGAGAAGAAGGGCCACGAGTTCGTCGAGGCCGACCTCCTGTTGGTGGCGGACGGCTCGCGGCCCGTCGCATCGATCCGACACACCGCGATCTACCTGCTCCGCAAGACCGCCTGACCTCCTGCAGCCTCGACCGCATTCCGCTGGGCCTTCGGCGTGGCGACCCCCGTCACGACCAGCCACAGCACGGGTAGGAGGAAGGCGAGCGATCCCGGGACCCACATGATCGCTCCGGCGATCGACTGGTCCTCGAGCGCTCCGATACCCCACAGCCGCGGGACGGAGCCGTAGGCCGGATAGATCACGCGGTCGGAGAACGTGGGGATCGCAGCCAGCATGGCGTTCTGGAATTCGGCGAGCACGAGATACGGGATCATCGCCCAGCGCGGCCAGGGCGAGCGGGCGGGCCAGGCCAGGATGACCGGCCGCCAGAACAGGAGGGCCGTCGTGAAGAAGCACGCGTGCTCGACGTGATGCCAAAAGTCCGAGCGAAGCGCCAGGTCATAGAGCGCCGGGGCGTGCCACGCCCAGAAGGCGACGCCGGCGTCGAGACGCGAACGTCGATGCTCGACACCACGGAAGAGCAGTATGACAGGGTTCTCAGCATCAACCTGAAGAGCGCTTTCTTCGCCACGCAGATCGCCGCCAGGCAGATGATCAAGCAGGGGGGGCGGCGGTCGCGACCCCCATCAACACGTCCACCATGCAAGATCCGGCGCTGCTCAAGAAGCTGAACGCTGCGATTCCGCTCGGGCGCATGGCGCGCCCGGAGGAAATCGCCAGTGTCGTCGCGTTCCTCGCCGATGACGGGGCCAGCTACATGACGGCGACGACCGTCTTTCCCGACGGCGGGCTGATGCAGAGCAGTCCGGGCTTCTAGAGGCGTTTTTGGCTCGCGTGACGTCGTGATGTGGGCTAGACTGCCGCCATCACGATGCCCGAGCCAAGAGCCCGCGACGACGGAGGTGCGACTCGCATGAGCACACCCCGTCCCTTCGCCTGCCGGGCATGCGCCGGGAAGAAGTGCTGAGCGGCTGACGTGCTCACGTTTGGCCGCGATATCACGGGTGACTTTCCCCTCGCCGAGTCGCGCGAGTGGCTCTGCACCAACGGGATCGGCGGCTTCGCTTCCGGCACGGTCGCGGGCTCGCTCGCTCGCCGCTACCACGGCCTCCTCGTGGCCGCCCTCGCCCCGCCTCTCGGTCGCACCTTGCTGGCTGCCAAGCTCGAGGAGACTCTTACCTACGGCGGCGCCACCTGGGAGCTCGGCGCCAATCGCTGGCAGAGCGGCGCCGTGGCGCCCGATGGGCATCGATTCATCGAGCGCTTCTGCCTGGAGTCGGGCGTGCCGGCGTGGACGTATGCCTGCGCCGACGCGCTGCTCGAGAAGCGTGTGTGGATGGAGCACGGGGCCAACACGACGTACGTCCAGTACCGGTTGCTCCGCGGCTTCGCCCCGGCAGACCTCGCCATCAAGGCGCTCGTGAACTACCGCGACTACCACGCGACCACCCAAGCCGGCGGATGGCGGATGCAGGTGGAGGTTGCGTCAGGCGGCCTCGTCGTGACGGCCTTCGAGGGCGCCCGCCAGCTCCGCCTCATGGCCGAGGGCGCCCGCGCCGAGCCGTCCCAGGAGTGGTACCGCGGCTACGAGCTTCGGCGCGAAGCCGAGCGGGGCCTCGACCACTACGACGACCATCTCCACGCCGGCACCTTCCACGCGTCGGTCGCGCCGGGCGCCTCCATCACCGTCGTGCTGTCGGCCGAGAGCGAGCCCGCCCTCAACGGCGGGGCAGCCTGGCGGCGTCACGACCGCTACGCCACGGCGACGCTCGCGCGCTGGGAGAAGGCCGCTCCCGAAGCGCCGCGGGCGCCTGCCTGGGTGCCCCAACTGGTGTTGGCGGCGGACCAGTTTATCGTTCGCCGGCCTCTGCCGGATTCTCCGGAGGGGCTCTCGGTCATCGCGGGCTACCCCTGGTTCGAGGACTGGGGGCGCGACACCATGATCTCGCTGCCGGGGCTGGCCCTCTGCACCGGCCGACCCGAGGTGGCGAAGCGCGTGCTGGCGACCTTCGCGCGCTTCATCGACCACGGCATGCTGCCGAACCGCTTCCCGGACGGCGCCGCGGCGCCGGAGTACAACACCGCCGACGCCGCGCTCTGGTACATCGAAGCCATCCGCGCCTATCACGCCGCCACCGAGGATGACGCCTTCCTGGCCCAGCTCTACCCCGCGCTGACCGACATCATCGGCTGGTACCGGAAGGGGACGCGCTACGGCATAGGTCAGGACCAGGCCGACGGT containing:
- a CDS encoding amylo-alpha-1,6-glucosidase → MLTFGRDITGDFPLAESREWLCTNGIGGFASGTVAGSLARRYHGLLVAALAPPLGRTLLAAKLEETLTYGGATWELGANRWQSGAVAPDGHRFIERFCLESGVPAWTYACADALLEKRVWMEHGANTTYVQYRLLRGFAPADLAIKALVNYRDYHATTQAGGWRMQVEVASGGLVVTAFEGARQLRLMAEGARAEPSQEWYRGYELRREAERGLDHYDDHLHAGTFHASVAPGASITVVLSAESEPALNGGAAWRRHDRYATATLARWEKAAPEAPRAPAWVPQLVLAADQFIVRRPLPDSPEGLSVIAGYPWFEDWGRDTMISLPGLALCTGRPEVAKRVLATFARFIDHGMLPNRFPDGAAAPEYNTADAALWYIEAIRAYHAATEDDAFLAQLYPALTDIIGWYRKGTRYGIGQDQADGLLRSGEPGVQLTWMDAKVGDWVVTPRTGKPVEINALWHNALRAMAVFARRLKRSPGEWKAEAARVATGFDRFWNAAEGCCFDVLDGPSGNDAAVRPNQIFAVSLPSSPLAPERQRNVVEVCAKRLLTSFGLRSLDPRHPDYKGHYRGGPRERDGAYHQGTAWGWLLGPFALAHFKVYKDRKAALAFLEPLGRHVGAYDVGSLGEVFDGEPPFAPGGCPAQAWTVAETLRAWTELVGGARRRAR
- a CDS encoding cytochrome c oxidase assembly protein, with amino-acid sequence MPGGDLRGEESALQVDAENPVILLFRGVEHRRSRLDAGVAFWAWHAPALYDLALRSDFWHHVEHACFFTTALLFWRPVILAWPARSPWPRWAMIPYLVLAEFQNAMLAAIPTFSDRVIYPAYGSVPRLWGIGALEDQSIAGAIMWVPGSLAFLLPVLWLVVTGVATPKAQRNAVEAAGGQAVLRSR